DNA sequence from the Alkaliphilus metalliredigens QYMF genome:
TTTAAGGAAACCTCTCTTCTTAAGTCTCCCTCTACTTGATAATCTGCATCAATCAGCTTTCTTAGCTCATTTACTTCTTCTTCTGTTAAATCTTTAATTCTTGTGTCTACATTAATTCCTGTAGCAGCTAATATTTTGTTAGAAGTCTGTCTTCCGATACCAAATATATAAGTTAATCCAACTTCTACTCTTTTTTCTCTTGGTAAGTCAACACCTGCTATTCTTGCCATGTGGGTCTACACCTCCTAATTCTATCGTTTACCATCCATTATTTTACCCTAATCGTTCCCTAAAGTGAGCAACACATTTACATGATTACATCTATATGCTCAGTTCGATCGGAATTAAATCATACTGACTCAGCCGCCCCATCGAACTCATTGCCACAATATTGTATTATACTATAAAACAAGACAAATTACCAGTATTTTTTACTAGTTAGCCTTGCTTTTGTTTATGCTTAGGGTTTTCACAAATTACCATTACTTTCCCTTTTCGCTTGATAACCTTGCATTTTTCACAAATTGGTTTTACTGATGCTCTAACCTTCATTGTTATCCCTCCTCAACGACTTCCTACTTCTTACGCCATGTAATTCTACCACGAGT
Encoded proteins:
- the rpsM gene encoding 30S ribosomal protein S13, whose amino-acid sequence is MARIAGVDLPREKRVEVGLTYIFGIGRQTSNKILAATGINVDTRIKDLTEEEVNELRKLIDADYQVEGDLRREVSLNIKRLKEIRCYRGIRHTKGLPVRGQKTKTNARTRKGPKRTVGRKKKK
- the rpmJ gene encoding 50S ribosomal protein L36: MKVRASVKPICEKCKVIKRKGKVMVICENPKHKQKQG